In Limnohabitans sp. TEGF004, the genomic window GGCCGACCCGTATCAACACTACGCCGTGAAGTGGGATGGTGAATGGCAAATGACGTATGAAACCTTCCGTGACATGGGTGCTGCCTATGCCGTGGGCTTGGTGCTCATTTACTTGCTGGTGGTGGCGCAGTTTGGCTCTTACCTCGTGCCGCTCATCATCATGGCACCTATCCCGCTCACCATCATTGGTGTGATGCCAGGCCACGCTTTATTTGGTGCACCGTACACGGCTACCTCGATGATTGGCATGATCGCTTTGGCCGGCATCATCGTGCGCAACTCGATCTTGTTGGTGGACTTCATCCGCTTGCAAGTCTCGCAAGGTGTGGCGCTGAAAGACGCGGTGGTGGCCTCGGCCATTACCCGCGCGCAACCGATTGTGTTGACTGGTTTGGCCGCGATGATGGGTGCGTTCTTTATCTTGGATGACCCGATCTTCAACGGCTTGGCCATCTCGCTCATCTTCGGTATTTTTGTCTCGACCGCACTCACCTTGTTGGTGATTCCGTTGCTCTATTTCATGGCTTTCAAGAACAAGCCTGCTTCTGTCATTTCTGGAGAACACGCATGAAACGCTTGCCCCTCATTGCCGCACTCGCCTTGGCTGGCATCACCTCTGCTGCACAAGCCGCCGATTTGATGGGCGCATGGCAAGCAGCGCTTGCCCGTGATCCAGAAATCGCAGCCGCACGTGCCTTGCACGAGCAGGCCACGTTCAGACAAGAACAAGCCAAAGCCTTGTGGGCCCCCATGGTGTCCGCTGGTGGTGCTGTGGGCATAGGCGGCGCAGACAGCCGCACCAAGGGTGCAGAGGCCATGGGCCAAAGCGATGTGACATTCAAAACAAATGTGAATGCAGGCGCTTTGACACGTGCCAGCATCGGCGCACAAAAAGCATGGATCAGCCCAGAGCGCGAAGCGCAAAGCAAGCAGCTCGAAATGTCCGCACAAATTGCGCAAATCCAATGGCAACTAGCCCAGCAAGCCCTCATCATGCGCACGGCGCAACGCTACTTTGATGTGGTGGGCGCTGAACAAACTCTCAGCGTGTTGCAACGCCAGCAAAAAGCCATGCAGCAAGCTGCAGCTGAAATCAGCAAGCGTCAATCCGTGGGCGACGCCAGTGTGATGGACGTGCAAGAGGCCAACGCCCGTGTGTCTGAAATTCGCGCCCATGTGCTCACACACGAAAACAACTTGGCCAACAAGAAGGTGGCCTATCGCCAATTGACAGGTCAAGAGCCCACGCAATTGCTGCCCATCGGCAACATCAATCTCACGCCCGCCAACTTGGCTGATGCCAACACTTGGGTGCTTCGCGCCAAACAACAATCCCCCAGCCTCCAAATGATGGGCTTGCAACAGGCCATCCAAGGCCAAGAAGCCAAACGCATCAAAGCAGGCAATGCCATGACAGTGGACTGGGTGGCTCAAGCGCAAATGGACCGTCTATCCGGTCAAGGCATGTATGGCAGTGCCAGCAACCAAACGGCGCAATACATGGTGGGCATTCAGCTCAATGCCCCCCTCAGCACAGGCGGTATGGTGGAGTCGCGCGAACGCGAAGCCTTGAAGCAAGTCGAAAAACTGCGCTACGACCAAGAGGCGGTTGAGCAGCAAGTCGAGCAACAGGTGCGCGACGCGTGGCAAAGCCTGAGCACCGCGCAAGCCCGCCTGCAAGCCTTGAGCCAATCCGAGCAAGCCAGCATGGCGCGTCTGACCTCCACCCGTCAAGCACACCGCACCGGTGCGCGCACCACCAATGAACTGCTGGGCGCTGAGCACGATGCGGCACAGGCCGAACTGGCCGTGGTGCAACTGCGCATTCAAACTGCGATGGAGCAGCTGCGCTTATCTGCCGCCAGTGGTGAATTGGGCGAAGCCCAGCTACGCCAAGTGAATGCTTGGCTGAAATAAATACGCTTGCTGCGTGCTGGGTCACTCACAGCAGGGAAATCCCTTGAGACTCTGACAAGTCGGGGTTGCTAGAATTTATACATAAGCAACTAGTGAATTACCAATTTCAGAGGATAGACATGAAAAAAATAGCCGCCGTCGCGTTCATCGCTTTTGTCTCAACAGGCGCCTGGGCCAACGCTGACTTAGCTAAGAAAAATAACTGTCTGGCTTGCCATGCAGTCGATAAAAAAATTGTCGGCCCAGCCTACCAAGACGTGGCCAAGAAATACGCGGGTCAAGCAGATGCCGAGGCCACATTGGCCAAATCCATCAAAGCTGGCGGCAGCGGCAAATGGGGCCCTATCCCAATGCCCGCACAAGCTCAACTGAGCGATGCGGACGCGAAGGCCCTTGCTGCATGGGTCTTGGCCGACGCTAAGTAATACGACAGATACACGTACCTTGATGAGCTTCCCTCGGGAAGCTCTTTTTTTAGCACCTTGCATAGAAAGAAGAAGTTGAAACTCAACATCACCCACCTCCTCGCCGCCCTCGGCTTGGCCGCCTTGAGCCTCAACAGCGTAGCCGCTGAGCCTGAATACCTGCGCATCATTGGCACGGACACCAAGTTCGTGGTGAAAAACGCCAAAGGCGAAGAGCGCGAAATCAAACGCGTCATGACACCATGCGCCAAAAACAAAGGTTGGTTGCAACCCATGGTGCCCGTGGCTGGCGTGACGCCTGTGGGCGAAATTGAAATGCTCAACGCCATGAACGACCGCGACGCGATGTTGGTCGACATGCGTGAACCTGAAGACCGTGCCAATGGCACCATCCCCGGCTCACACCACATCGTCTACACAGAGGTGTCGGCACGCATGGACGAACTGGGTTGCAAGAAGACCGCCAAGGGCTGGGACTGCGCAGGCGCCAAGAAAGTGTTTGCGTTCTGCAATGGCCCCGTGTGCCCGCAAAGCCCCAGCGCCATTCTGGCTATGACGCGCGATGGCTTCCCAGCGTCCAAAATTTATTACTATCGCGGTGGTATGTTGGACTGGTCAGCATTGGGCTTCCCAGTTCTCAAAGGCGATTTCTAAAGAGGCACTTCATGCACACCAATTGGATCCAAGACACACAGGCCCTGCTCAACAGCAAGGATGAATCAGTCCCCACACGTCGCTTGGCGCTGCAAACCGCATTGGGTTTGGGTTATGCCGCATCGGCCGCACCGTTGATGGCACAAACCGCCGTCAAAACATCTAGCGAAGGCTTGATCGAAGGCGAAGTGGTGATTGATGTCAACGGTTTCAAAATGCCAGCCTACCGCTCGGCCCCCAAAGGCAAAACCAATTTGCCCGTGGTCTTGGTGATTTCTGAAATTTTTGGTGTGCATGAATACATTGCCGACGTGACGCGTCGCTTTGCCAAAGCAGGCTACTTGGCCATTGCACCTGAGTTGTTTGTTCGCCAAGGCGACCCCAGCTCGTATGGCGAAATGGGCAAGCTGATCGCTGAGGTCATCTCTAAAGTGCCAGACGCCCAAGTCATGGGCGATCTGGACGCCACTTTGCAGTGGGCCAGCAAAAACGGTGGCAACGCCAACCGCGCAGCCATCACCGGTTTTTGCTGGGGTGGACGCATCACGTGGCTGTATGCCGAGCACAACCCGAAGGTCAAAGCTGGTGTGGCTTGGTACGGTCGCATGGAAGGCCAAACCAATGCCAACAACCCCAAGCATCCGGTCGACTTGGCCGCTACCCTGAAAGCCCCCGTGCTGGGTTTGTATGGCGGTGCTGACACAGGCATTCCTGTGACATCCGTGAACAACATGAAAGAAGCCTTGGCACAAGCTGCCGTCAAAGGCAACGCAGCGGCAAAGGCCTCAGAGTTTGTGTTGTACCCAGACGCACCGCACGCCTTCCATGCAGACTATCGCCCCAGCTACCGCGCCGCACCTGCAACCGATGGCTGGAACCGAGCGCTTGCTTGGTTCAAGCAATACGTCTAAGCGCAAGGCTTAGGCCACAAACACCCGCGCTTTGCGCGGTGTGAGCACCAAGGTCTCACCCTCTGTAAATCCCTGCTCGTAAAACTGCGATGCAGGGATTTGCGCTTCAATGATCTGCTGATCTGAGGGCCCGTCGCCCTCTGCGGCCACCAGCTCTAAGCGCGCAATCGGCCCCACGACGATGGCACGGGTCAGTTGGGCCACGATGCCTTCATCACCGGATGTGTAGCGGCGCACATCCAAGTCATGCGGACGCACATACGCAAATGCTTTGGCATCTTGTGTGTCATGGTGCTCAGGGCTTGCCACGCGCACGGTTTGATCTTCCACACCGATGTGCATTTCGCCTTCGTGGGCACGACCATGAAACAAGTTCACATCGCCCAAGAAGCCATACACAAATGGGCTGGCGGGGTGCTCCCACACCTCTTGCGGGCTGCCCACTTGCTCGACATTGCCCTTGTTCATCACCACCACACGGTCGGCCACTTCGAGGGCTTCCTCTTGGTCATGCGTCACAAAGATGGTGGTCACATTCAAGTCATCGTGCAAGCGGCGCAACCAGCGGCGCAGCTCTTTGCGCACCTTGGCGTCCAAAGCACCAAACGGTTCGTCCAGCAACAACACTTTGGGCTCAACCGCCAAAGCGCGAGCCAAGGCAATGCGTTGGCGTTGACCGCCTGAGAGTTGTGATGGGTAACGATCGGCCAACCAATCGAGCTGCACAAGGCTCAGCAAATCGTGAACCTTCTTTTTGATTTGTTCTTCGCTGGGGCGTTCGTTGCGTGGCTTCACGCGCAGGCCAAAGGCCACGTTTTCAAACACCGTCATATGGCGGAACAAGGCGTAGTGTTGAAACACAAAACCCACTTGACGCTCGCGCACATGCACGTGCGTCGTGTCTTCACCACTGAACAAGATGGCGCCCGCATCTGCGTTTTCTAAACCCGCGATGATGCGCAGCAAGGTGGTTTTGCCGCAGCCCGATGGGCCCAACAAAGCGATCAACTCGCCAGAGTGAATGTCTAGGCTCACATCGCCCAGCGCTTGGAAGTCGCCAAACTGTTTGTGGATGTTTCTGATTTCGATGCTCATGATTCTTTTACTCGTATTTATGCTTGTGGTCGTTCAGGCGGCAAATCAGCCGCGGCTTTGAGCTCACGTGCATGACGCCACTCCACCGTGGACTTGATGGCCAAGGTCACCAAGGCCAACAAAGCCAAGAGTGAGGCCACGGCAAACGCCGCCACCGATTGGTATTCGTTGTACAAAATTTCCACATGCAAGGGCATGGTGTTGGTTTGCCCGCGGATGTGGCCAGACACCACCGACACCGCACCAAACTCACCCATGGCACGGGCGTTACACAAGATCACACCGTAAATCAAACCCCACTTGATGTTGGGCAGCGTCACAAACCAAAAGGTTTGCCAGCCTGTAGCACCCAACACGATGGCCGCTTGCTCTTCGTCATTGCCCTGCGCTTGCATGAGCGGAATCAACTCGCGTGCGATGAAGGGAAACGTGACGAACACAGTGGCCAACACAATGCCGGGCACTGCAAAAACGATTTTGATGTCGTGGGCTTGCAACCAAGGACCAAACCAACCTTGCGCGCCAAACATCAACACATAAATCAAACCAGCAACCACGGGCGACACCGAGAAAGGCAAGTCGACCAGCGTTGTTAAAAACGCTTTTCCTGTGAACTCATACTTGGCAATGGCCCACGCAGCCGCCACGCCAAACACCAAGTTCAACGGCACGGCAATGAGTGCGGTGATGAAGGTCAGGTAAATAGCCGACCACGCATCGGGCTCTTGCAAAGCCACCCAATACGCTTCCAAGCCTTTGCGCAAAGCTTCGGTGAACACTGCTGCCAAAGGCAAGACCAAAAAGAAAAACATAAACGTGAGCGCCACGCCAATCAGGCTGTAACGCACCCATGCGGGTTCGGTGGTGCCCGCTTGCGCCCTACGCGCGGAAGGATTGATTGCGGCGGTACTCATGCTGGGGCTCCTGTGTGGCGACGCTGCCACGCTTGCAGGGCGTTGATCACCAACAGCAAGATGAACGAAATGACCAACATCACCACAGCCACTGCGGTGGCACCTGCGTAGTCGTATTGCTCTAGCTTGCCAATGATGATGAGCGGTGTGATTTCAGACACCATGGGCATATTGCCCGCAATGAAAATGACCGAGCCATATTCGCCAATCGCACGCGCGAACGCCATGGCAAAACCTGTGAGCAACGCAGGTGCGATGCTCGGAAAAATGACACGGCTAAAAGTTTGCCAACGTGTAGCACCCAAACAGGTGGCCGCTTCTTCAAGTTCTTTCTCTGCGTCTTCCAACACCGGTTGCACCGTGCGCACCACAAATGGCAAGCCAATGAAGATGAGTGCAATCACCACACCATTGGGGTTGAACGCGAGTTGAATACCCATAGGCTCTAGGTACTGGCCGATCCAACCATTGCCCGCCAACAAAGCCGTGAGTGAAATACCAGCCACAGCTGTGGGCAAAGCAAAGGGCAAGTCCACCAAGGCATCGACCACCTTCTTGCCGAAGAAGTCGTAACGCACCAGCACCCAAGCCACGAGCAAGCCAAACACCACGTTCACCAAGGCTGCAATGAACGACGCACCAAACGTGAGGCGATAAGACGCCATCACGCGCGGGCCGGTGACGGCCGCCCAAAACTGGTCCCACGTGAGGGTGAAGGTTTTGAACACCAAAGCGGAGAGTGGAATCAACACAATCAAGCTCAAATAGGTGAGCGTGAAACCTAGCGTGATGTTGAAGCCGGGAAGCACACGCGCAGCCTTGTGGCTGCGCGCCAGAGAGAACAATGCCATGAAAAATTACTTCACCGTGTAAATCTTGTCGAACTGACCACCGTCATTGAAGTGGACTTTTTGTGCTTCGCTGAGTGAGCCGAAATACTCGCTCACAGGCACCAACTGAACAGGCTTGAAAGTGGCCGCATATTTCTTCAGCAGCGCAGGTGAACGTGGGCGCAAGGCGTGCTTGGCGGCAATTTCTTGTGCTTCATCGGAGTACAGGTAGTTCAAATAAGCCTTGGCCAATTCGCCTGTGCCTTTTTTATTCACGGTGCGTTCCACCACCGCCACTGGGTTCTCAGCAATGATGCTGACCGATGGATGCACCGCATCGACCTTGCCTTCGCCAAATTCGCGGTCCACCGACACCACTTCTGATTCAAACGTCACCAGCACATCGCCGATGTTGCGTTGCAAGAAGATGGTGGTGGCATCACGGCCTCCTTTGGCGAGCACGGGCACGTTCTTGAAAATCTTGGCCACAAACTCAGCAGCGCCTGCGTCATTCATGCCCTTTTTGCGGGCATAAGACCATGCAGCCAAATACGCCATGCGGCCATTGCCACCGGTTTTGGGGTTGACGATGATGACTTGCACACCAGGCTTGGTCAGGTCGTCCCAGTCCTTGATGCCCTTGGGGTTGCCATTGCGCGTGAGGAACAACATGGTCGAGGTGGTGGGCGATGCATTGTTGGGAAACTTCTTCGCCCAGTCTTTGGCGACCACGCCTGTGCTGGCCAAGAACTCAATGTCGGTGGTGGTGTTCATGGTCACCACATCAGCTTCTAAGCCGTCATTCACTGCACGAGCTTGTGCGCTTGAGCCACCGTGGGCTTGGTCAACCTTGATGTCTTTGCCCGTGGTCTTTTTGTAGTGGGCCACAAAGGCTTGGTTGTAGTCTTTGTAAAACTCGCGAGCCACGTCATACGACACGTTCAGCAAAGTTTGCGCAGACGCCAACGTGCTGAGGGTCAACAACGCAGCGGCCAAGGTGGTGTGTAGCAATTTTTTCATGGCGGTCAATTCCTCATCTGAATGGTTTGGCTGCGATTGTGGGTGGCCTCTCTGCAAACTCAAACGACTTTTAATTTGTTAGTAAATAACGCATCTGCATATAGAAACGTGGCTCACTTCTTGAGGTAAATCTGATCAAACTGTGCGCCGTCGGCAAAGTGGTCTTTGTCGGCCTTGGCCCAGCCACCAAAGGCTTGGTCAATGGTGAACAAAGGCAACTTGGGCAATTGCTTCACATACTTGTCTTGGGCTTTCGCCGAGATGGGGCGGTAAAAGTTTTTGCCCGCAATGTCTTGGCCTTCGTCGGTGTAGAGGTAGTTCAGATAGGCCTCTGCCACCTTGCGCGTGCCTTTGCGCTCGACGTTTTTATCCACCACCGTGACAGGCGGCTCAGCCAAGATGCTGATGGAGGGGTAAACAATGTCCACCTTGTTGCCGAATTCTTTTTCTAGCAAGTGCGCTTCGTTTTCCCAAGAGATGAACACATCGCCTTGGTTGCGTTGTGCAAACGTGACCGATGAGCCGCGTGCACCGGTGTCGAGAACAGGCACGTTCTCGTATAGTTTTTTCACAAACTCTTTGGCTTTGGCTTCACCGCCGTATTTTCGTTTGGCAAATTCCCAAGCGGCCAAATAGTTCCAACGTGCACCGCCCGAGGTTTTGGGGTTGGGCGTGATGACGCTGATGCCGGGCTTGACCAAGTCATCCCAGTCTTTGATTCCCTTGGGGTTGCCTTGGCGCACCACCAACACGATGGTGGAGGTGTAAGGCGACGAGTTGTGTGGCAAACGCTTTTGCCAATCTTGAGGGATGAGGCCACCGTGTTTGTACAAGGCATCAATATCACCGGCCAAAGCCAAGGTGACCACGTCTGCATCAATGCCGTCAATGACCGAGCGGGCTTGTTTACCCGAGCCACCATGCGACTGCTTGATGGTCACGTCTTGGCCGGTTTGTACTTTCCAGTGTTTGGCGAAGGCGGCATTGAACTCTGAGTACAGCTCTCGGGTCGGGTCATACGAAACATTGAGCAAGGTAACAGGGGCGGTTTGTGCAGCTACCAAACCGCTCACAGCCACCAAGGCTGTGGCCACCAGAGTTTTGAGGAATTGTTTGCGTTGAATCATTGTGTTCCCTTTGAATCCATCTAAATTTGCGATGGATGGATTCTTAGCGCAGCAGCGCGGAAAGGGAACGACAGAGTAGTTGGTTGTTAATTACCGAAACATCTAAGCCAATGTCAAAGGGCGTTCAAAGGAATTTTGAGGTAGGAAACACCGTTGTCGTCCTTGGGCGGAAACTCCCCCGCACGGATGTTGATTTGCACCGCAGGCAAGATCAGCACGGGCATGGCCAAGGTGGCGTCACGCGCGGTGCGCATGCGCACAAACTCAGCCTCGTCGATGCCGTCGTGCAAATGGATGTTGTGGGCCCGTTGTTCAGCCACCGTGGTTTCAAAGCGCACGACACGGCCTTCAGGTGGGTAGTCGTGGCACATGAACAAACGCGTGTTGTCTGGCAAGCTCAAAATTTTTCGCGTGGAGGCGTAAAGCGTTTTGGCGCAGCCACCGGGAAAGTCACAACGTGCCGAGCCCACATCGGGCATGAACAAGGTATCACCCACAAACACCGCATCGCCTATTTGATAAGCCACACATGCGGGCGTATGGCCCGGCACATACATGGCTTTGGCGCTTAAGTTGCCAATGGCAAATGCTTCATCCACTTGCAGCAGATGGTCAAACTGTGTGCCGTCTTCTTTGAAATTGGCCTCTAAATTGAAAATACCTTTGAACACCCGTTGCACAGCTGTGATGTGATCGCCAATGGCGGTTTGTCCACCCAACTGCGCTTTGAGATAAGGCGCCGCGGTGAGGTGATCTGCATGGGCATGTGTTTCTAGTATCCATTGCACTTGCAGATTTTTCTCACGCACAAATGCAATTGCTTTGTCAGCCGACTCGGTGCTGGTGCGGCCAGACTTTGGGTCGTAGTCGAGCACCGAGTCAATGATGGCGCAGGCGCTGCCCTCTTTCTCGTACACCACATAAGTCACGGTCCAAGTGGCCGGATCGAAGATGCCATGCACGAGGGGGTTCAAAACAGCGGACATAGAAAAGCTCTGGTTCATAAGGGCACAATAATATAGGTAACTTTTGATATACACATCAACCATGCACATCGACTGGCTTCATTTCACACCTGGGTCGTCCCTGTTGGGCGGCATTCTGTTGGGTATCGCGGCAGGCGCGCTGTTTTTAAACAGCGGACGCATCTTGGGCATCACCGGTATTTTGGAAGGCGTGCTCAAGCCAAGGTCTGACGACGCGCCATGGCGTTTTGCTTTTCTGCTCGGCCTGCTTGCAGCGCCTTTGGCAGCCAAGCTCATCTTGCCTGCCGACTTCTTGCATGCCCCTCGCATCGATGCCAACTGGGCCATGGTGATCGTGGCGGGCTTGTTGGTCGGTTTTGGCACACGTTGGGGAGCGGGTTGCACCAGCGGCCATGGCATTTGCGGCTTGAGCCGTTTGTCTGTGCGCTCATTGGTGGCAACCTTGTCGTTCATGGGCACAGGCTTTGTGACCGTGTTCGTCATTCGCCATGTATTGTGAGGAGCCAGCGATGCAACGCGTGATTGAATTTGTGTTGGGTCTCACCTTTGGCCTCGGCTTGTTAATTTCAGGCATGACCGACCCCGGCAAAGTGCAAGGCTTTTTAGACTTGGCGGGCGCGTGGGACCCCTCGCTGGCGTTTGTGATGGGCGGCGGTGTGTTGGTGGGTTTGCTTGGGTTTGGCTTGGCCAAGAAAAAGAGCATCAGCCTCTCGGGCGCACCTTTTCAGTGGCCTGAAATGACGCAAATCGACCGCCCCTTGGTGTTGGGCAGTTTGATGTTTGGCATTGGCTGGGGCTTGGCGGGCTTTTGCCCAGGTCCGGCGCTGGTGGCTATGGCTGGGGGCAACGACAAAGCCTTGGTGTTTGTGCTGGCCATGATGGCTGGCATGGCATTGTTTGAGCGTTTCAAAAAAAGAGACAATTGAAGGCTTTTACCGCCACTGACCACTGGGGAATTTTGTGAATCTGACCGACTTGATTGAAACCTTCGGAGACCACTCGGTCTTGGCCATGGGTGGCGCGCTCATTGGTTTGATGTTTGGTTTTTTTGCTCAACGCTCCAAGTTTTGCGCACGGGCGGCTGTCATTGAATGTTGCGAAGGCGCTTTGGGCTCGCGTTTGGCCGTTTGGTTATTGGGCTTTGCCGTGGCCATTTTGGCGGTGCAAACCATCGTGGTGGTGGGATTTTTGAAACCGGAAAGCTCTCGCCATTTGGGCGCACCAGGGAGCATCTCAGGCGCAGTGGTGGGTGGCCTGATGTTTGGCATGGGCATGATCATGACGCGCGGCTGTGCCAGCCGTTTGCTGATTTTGTCGGCCAACGGTAATTTGCGCGCCCTGCTCTCGGGCTTGGTGTTTGCTGTGACGGTACAAGCCTCGATCTCGGGCTTATTGGCACCAGCGCGTCAGTGGATCACGTCGTTGTGGATGGTGGAAGGCGGTACTGATCGCAACCTGCTGAACCTGACCACATCATGGATGGGCTTGGTTGTCGGTGTTGCGATGGGAGCCACAGCACTTTGGCGCTTGCGCGTCAACGACGACAAGAACAGCCAGACATGGAACTGGGCCGGTGCGTTGGTGGGCTTGGCCATTGCTTTGGGCTGGGGCTTCACACAGCTGGTGGCCAGCGTGTCGTTTGAACCCATTGCGGTGCAAAGCCTGAGCTTTAGCTCACCCTCTGCGGAATGGCTGATGCGCAGCTTGTCTACCGCGACTGCGCCGAGCTTTGGCTTCGATGCAGGTTTGTTGCCAGGTGTGTTTATTGGTTCGTTGGTGGCCAGCGTGATGTTTGGTGAATTCAAGTTTGAAGGCTTTCAAACTGAAAACAAACTGGGCCACTATTTGACAGGCGCCGTGTTGATGGGCTTTGGCGCTGTGATGGCGGGCGGTTGCACCGTGGGCTCAGGCATGAGCGGGGGTGCCATCTTCTCGAACACCGCGTGGCTCACACTGGTGTCCATCATCTTGGGGGCTGGATTGACTTACAAAGCGCTCAAGTCAATCAACAGCCCCATTTAAAAATCGTTTACTGCGCGGGGCAGCAAGCCTCGCCATCTTTGGCACCGAGCTTGCGCAAGATGATGGCCATGGGGCAGAAATTGGTGAAACCAAACTGAAACAAATTCAGCCCCACAAAGGCTGTGAAGGCCAGGGCCCAACGGCTCACAAACACGGGGCTTTCCTCAATCCCCAAAGCCAGCGACACCATGATGAACAAGCCCGCAACGATGCGGATGTAACGTTCGACAGTCATTCCAATACTCCTTATTTAAAAATCAAACGGCAGCAAAGCCGGGGTTAGGCAACACGCCTTCGAGCTTGGGCGTGTTGAGCTTGCGCTTAGACACTTTGCCGCCGCTGGCTTTGAGCCATTGCTCAGCCACTTCCCACACTTGCTTGAGGTTTTGGTTTTTCGCGTCTTCTGACACGGGGGCCCAGCCTGCCACTTTGTATTTCTTGTTGGCGTCGATGAGCTTGCCTTTGAGGCGCATCTCACCGATGCGGCTGCCCATTTTTTCATTGGGTTTGCACACGTATTCGAGGCCACCCACGCGCACCATGTCACCACCTTGTTGGTAGTAAGGGTCGGGGTTGAACAAGTTGTCGCACACGTCTTCGAGCACGGTCTTGATGGTCTCGCCCGTCATCTCAGTCACAGTAGCGTACGAGTAGGTGGTCGCAGTCATGTCCATCAGCCATTCACGCGTGATGGCTTGGCCTGGCAAGAGTGATGTACCCCAACGGAAACCGGGAGAGAACGCCATGTCTGCGCCTTGTACATCCATCAATGCATCGAGCAACAGTTGATCGCCCGTGCCGTTGAAGTTGCCACGGCGGTACAGCGTACCTTCGGTGATGGCCAAGGTCTCGTTCAACTTGGCTTCGTAAGGCGCGCGGATCTTGTTGATAAGCGCATCCATCTCTTTGTCGGCAGGCAACATATTGGAGAAGATGGGCAGCAGCTTGTAACGGAAGTCAGTGATCTTTTTGTTCTTCACTTCAAAGTCGAGCACGCCCAAGAACTTACCGTTCGATCC contains:
- a CDS encoding sulfate ABC transporter substrate-binding protein: MIQRKQFLKTLVATALVAVSGLVAAQTAPVTLLNVSYDPTRELYSEFNAAFAKHWKVQTGQDVTIKQSHGGSGKQARSVIDGIDADVVTLALAGDIDALYKHGGLIPQDWQKRLPHNSSPYTSTIVLVVRQGNPKGIKDWDDLVKPGISVITPNPKTSGGARWNYLAAWEFAKRKYGGEAKAKEFVKKLYENVPVLDTGARGSSVTFAQRNQGDVFISWENEAHLLEKEFGNKVDIVYPSISILAEPPVTVVDKNVERKGTRKVAEAYLNYLYTDEGQDIAGKNFYRPISAKAQDKYVKQLPKLPLFTIDQAFGGWAKADKDHFADGAQFDQIYLKK
- the cysT gene encoding sulfate ABC transporter permease subunit CysT, which produces MALFSLARSHKAARVLPGFNITLGFTLTYLSLIVLIPLSALVFKTFTLTWDQFWAAVTGPRVMASYRLTFGASFIAALVNVVFGLLVAWVLVRYDFFGKKVVDALVDLPFALPTAVAGISLTALLAGNGWIGQYLEPMGIQLAFNPNGVVIALIFIGLPFVVRTVQPVLEDAEKELEEAATCLGATRWQTFSRVIFPSIAPALLTGFAMAFARAIGEYGSVIFIAGNMPMVSEITPLIIIGKLEQYDYAGATAVAVVMLVISFILLLVINALQAWQRRHTGAPA
- the cysW gene encoding sulfate ABC transporter permease subunit CysW, yielding MSTAAINPSARRAQAGTTEPAWVRYSLIGVALTFMFFFLVLPLAAVFTEALRKGLEAYWVALQEPDAWSAIYLTFITALIAVPLNLVFGVAAAWAIAKYEFTGKAFLTTLVDLPFSVSPVVAGLIYVLMFGAQGWFGPWLQAHDIKIVFAVPGIVLATVFVTFPFIARELIPLMQAQGNDEEQAAIVLGATGWQTFWFVTLPNIKWGLIYGVILCNARAMGEFGAVSVVSGHIRGQTNTMPLHVEILYNEYQSVAAFAVASLLALLALVTLAIKSTVEWRHARELKAAADLPPERPQA
- a CDS encoding TolC family protein codes for the protein MKRLPLIAALALAGITSAAQAADLMGAWQAALARDPEIAAARALHEQATFRQEQAKALWAPMVSAGGAVGIGGADSRTKGAEAMGQSDVTFKTNVNAGALTRASIGAQKAWISPEREAQSKQLEMSAQIAQIQWQLAQQALIMRTAQRYFDVVGAEQTLSVLQRQQKAMQQAAAEISKRQSVGDASVMDVQEANARVSEIRAHVLTHENNLANKKVAYRQLTGQEPTQLLPIGNINLTPANLADANTWVLRAKQQSPSLQMMGLQQAIQGQEAKRIKAGNAMTVDWVAQAQMDRLSGQGMYGSASNQTAQYMVGIQLNAPLSTGGMVESREREALKQVEKLRYDQEAVEQQVEQQVRDAWQSLSTAQARLQALSQSEQASMARLTSTRQAHRTGARTTNELLGAEHDAAQAELAVVQLRIQTAMEQLRLSAASGELGEAQLRQVNAWLK
- a CDS encoding rhodanese-like domain-containing protein; protein product: MKLNITHLLAALGLAALSLNSVAAEPEYLRIIGTDTKFVVKNAKGEEREIKRVMTPCAKNKGWLQPMVPVAGVTPVGEIEMLNAMNDRDAMLVDMREPEDRANGTIPGSHHIVYTEVSARMDELGCKKTAKGWDCAGAKKVFAFCNGPVCPQSPSAILAMTRDGFPASKIYYYRGGMLDWSALGFPVLKGDF
- a CDS encoding c-type cytochrome, producing MKKIAAVAFIAFVSTGAWANADLAKKNNCLACHAVDKKIVGPAYQDVAKKYAGQADAEATLAKSIKAGGSGKWGPIPMPAQAQLSDADAKALAAWVLADAK
- a CDS encoding sulfate ABC transporter substrate-binding protein: MKKLLHTTLAAALLTLSTLASAQTLLNVSYDVAREFYKDYNQAFVAHYKKTTGKDIKVDQAHGGSSAQARAVNDGLEADVVTMNTTTDIEFLASTGVVAKDWAKKFPNNASPTTSTMLFLTRNGNPKGIKDWDDLTKPGVQVIIVNPKTGGNGRMAYLAAWSYARKKGMNDAGAAEFVAKIFKNVPVLAKGGRDATTIFLQRNIGDVLVTFESEVVSVDREFGEGKVDAVHPSVSIIAENPVAVVERTVNKKGTGELAKAYLNYLYSDEAQEIAAKHALRPRSPALLKKYAATFKPVQLVPVSEYFGSLSEAQKVHFNDGGQFDKIYTVK
- a CDS encoding sulfate ABC transporter ATP-binding protein, which codes for MSIEIRNIHKQFGDFQALGDVSLDIHSGELIALLGPSGCGKTTLLRIIAGLENADAGAILFSGEDTTHVHVRERQVGFVFQHYALFRHMTVFENVAFGLRVKPRNERPSEEQIKKKVHDLLSLVQLDWLADRYPSQLSGGQRQRIALARALAVEPKVLLLDEPFGALDAKVRKELRRWLRRLHDDLNVTTIFVTHDQEEALEVADRVVVMNKGNVEQVGSPQEVWEHPASPFVYGFLGDVNLFHGRAHEGEMHIGVEDQTVRVASPEHHDTQDAKAFAYVRPHDLDVRRYTSGDEGIVAQLTRAIVVGPIARLELVAAEGDGPSDQQIIEAQIPASQFYEQGFTEGETLVLTPRKARVFVA
- a CDS encoding dienelactone hydrolase family protein, whose translation is MHTNWIQDTQALLNSKDESVPTRRLALQTALGLGYAASAAPLMAQTAVKTSSEGLIEGEVVIDVNGFKMPAYRSAPKGKTNLPVVLVISEIFGVHEYIADVTRRFAKAGYLAIAPELFVRQGDPSSYGEMGKLIAEVISKVPDAQVMGDLDATLQWASKNGGNANRAAITGFCWGGRITWLYAEHNPKVKAGVAWYGRMEGQTNANNPKHPVDLAATLKAPVLGLYGGADTGIPVTSVNNMKEALAQAAVKGNAAAKASEFVLYPDAPHAFHADYRPSYRAAPATDGWNRALAWFKQYV